One genomic segment of Streptomyces sp. NBC_00239 includes these proteins:
- a CDS encoding GntR family transcriptional regulator encodes MRIPAHAVCTAIREDIVTGVFEPGGRLTEELLARRYGVSRVPVREALRTLESEGFVTTRRHAGACVAEPTEQEAADVLEIRMMLEPLGAARAAQRRTEAHLKVLRGLVRLGQERARRGQGEDLRSLGGWFHETLTQASGSPGLIALLTQLRHKTAWMYTVEAPVAPVESWAEHGAIVDAVARGDAARARALTAAHADRAVAAHRLRRPAEGRVRTSQPAVNTVGSGF; translated from the coding sequence TTGCGTATTCCGGCGCACGCGGTGTGCACCGCCATCCGCGAGGACATCGTCACCGGTGTCTTCGAGCCGGGCGGCCGGCTGACCGAGGAACTGCTGGCCCGCCGCTACGGGGTCTCACGGGTGCCCGTCCGCGAGGCCCTGCGCACCCTGGAGTCCGAGGGCTTCGTCACCACGCGCCGGCACGCGGGCGCCTGCGTGGCCGAGCCCACCGAGCAGGAGGCCGCCGACGTCCTGGAGATCCGGATGATGCTGGAGCCCCTGGGGGCCGCCCGGGCCGCCCAGCGGCGCACCGAGGCCCACCTGAAGGTGCTGCGCGGACTGGTCCGGCTGGGCCAGGAGCGGGCCAGGCGGGGCCAGGGCGAGGATCTGCGCTCCCTGGGCGGCTGGTTCCACGAGACGCTCACCCAGGCCTCCGGCAGCCCGGGGCTGATCGCCCTGCTCACCCAGCTGCGCCACAAGACGGCGTGGATGTACACGGTGGAGGCTCCCGTTGCCCCGGTGGAGTCCTGGGCGGAGCACGGGGCGATCGTGGACGCGGTGGCCCGCGGGGACGCGGCCCGGGCCCGCGCCCTCACCGCCGCGCACGCCGACCGGGCCGTGGCCGCCCACCGGCTGCGCCGCCCGGCCGAGGGGCGCGTGAGGACTTCGCAACCTGCCGTAAACACCGTGGGTTCCGGTTTTTAA
- a CDS encoding M23 family metallopeptidase, whose translation MAFGTRPTGKHRGSSRMNRKAAGIAGVTALAATGVVGSLAGPAFAAGPAPEKFEDTGLNTVVVAEDMAGQIETQATVQAQAAEIAAAKAQAEADAKQRAAEAKAKAEAKAKAEREAKERAEREAERKRLLQFVAPLQGSYVSTQYHAGGAMWSSGSHTGIDFHADLGTSVRAVGMGVVVEAGWGGAYGNNVVIKHNDGSYTQYGHMDSLNVVVGQQVTPGQQIGLSGNTGNSSGAHLHFEARTGADYGSDIDPIAYLRSHGVTV comes from the coding sequence ATGGCGTTTGGCACTCGACCCACCGGCAAGCACCGTGGTTCCAGCCGCATGAACCGCAAGGCCGCCGGCATAGCCGGGGTCACCGCCCTCGCCGCCACGGGTGTGGTCGGCTCTCTCGCGGGCCCCGCGTTCGCCGCCGGTCCGGCCCCCGAGAAGTTCGAGGACACCGGTCTCAACACCGTCGTGGTCGCCGAGGACATGGCCGGCCAGATCGAGACCCAGGCCACCGTCCAGGCGCAGGCCGCCGAGATCGCCGCCGCCAAGGCGCAGGCCGAGGCCGACGCCAAGCAGCGCGCCGCCGAGGCCAAGGCCAAGGCCGAGGCGAAGGCCAAGGCCGAGCGCGAGGCCAAGGAGCGCGCCGAGCGCGAGGCCGAGCGCAAGCGCCTCCTGCAGTTCGTCGCCCCCCTTCAGGGCTCCTACGTCAGCACCCAGTACCACGCCGGCGGGGCCATGTGGTCCTCCGGCAGCCACACCGGCATCGACTTCCACGCGGACCTCGGCACCTCGGTGCGCGCCGTCGGCATGGGCGTCGTGGTCGAGGCGGGCTGGGGCGGCGCCTACGGCAACAACGTCGTGATCAAGCACAACGACGGCTCGTACACCCAGTACGGCCACATGGACTCGCTGAACGTGGTCGTCGGCCAGCAGGTCACCCCGGGCCAGCAGATCGGCCTGTCGGGCAACACCGGCAACTCCAGCGGCGCGCACCTCCACTTCGAGGCCCGCACCGGTGCCGACTACGGTTCGGACATCGACCCGATCGCGTACCTCCGCTCGCACGGCGTCACCGTCTGA
- a CDS encoding M16 family metallopeptidase, which translates to MTFHPRPQAGEATPWAFPAPERGALANGLTVLRCHRPGQQVVAVEIILAAPLDAEPAGLDGVATIMARALSEGTDKRSAEEFAAELERCGATLDAHADHPGVRVSLEVPVSRLHKAVGLLAEALRAPAFADSEVDRLVRNRLDEIPHELANPSRMAAKQLSKELFPASLRMSRPRQGTEETVSRIDAAAVRAFYEAHVRPSTATAVVVGDLGGTDLDAVLADTLGAWTGGTAEPRPVPEITADDSGRVVIVDRPGAVQTQLLIGRIGADRHDRVWPAQVLGTYCLGGTLTSRLDKVLREEKGYTYGVRAFGQVIRSTAQGTGASMLAISGSVDTPNTGPALEDLWKVLRTLAEGGLTDAERDVAVQNLVGVAPLKFETAAAVAGTLADQVEQELPDDFQAQMYARLAETGTVEATSAVVNAFPADRLVAVLVGDASQIEEPVRALGLGPVTVVGA; encoded by the coding sequence ATGACCTTCCACCCCCGGCCGCAGGCCGGCGAGGCCACGCCGTGGGCGTTCCCCGCCCCGGAGCGCGGCGCCCTGGCCAACGGCCTGACGGTGCTGCGCTGCCACCGGCCCGGCCAGCAGGTGGTGGCCGTCGAGATCATCCTCGCGGCCCCGCTGGACGCCGAGCCGGCGGGCCTGGACGGCGTGGCCACCATCATGGCCCGCGCGCTGTCCGAGGGCACCGACAAGCGCTCCGCCGAGGAGTTCGCCGCCGAGCTGGAGCGCTGCGGCGCCACCCTCGACGCGCACGCCGACCACCCGGGCGTCCGGGTCTCCCTGGAAGTCCCGGTCTCCCGCCTGCACAAGGCGGTCGGCCTGCTCGCCGAGGCGCTGCGGGCACCCGCCTTCGCCGACAGCGAGGTGGACCGCCTGGTGCGCAACCGGCTCGACGAGATCCCGCACGAGCTGGCCAACCCGTCCCGGATGGCGGCCAAGCAGCTCTCCAAGGAGCTGTTCCCGGCCTCGCTGCGGATGTCCCGGCCGCGCCAGGGCACCGAGGAGACGGTGTCCCGGATCGACGCCGCGGCCGTGCGCGCCTTCTACGAGGCGCACGTACGGCCGTCCACGGCCACCGCGGTGGTCGTCGGCGACCTGGGCGGCACCGACCTGGACGCGGTCCTCGCCGACACCCTCGGCGCCTGGACCGGCGGCACCGCGGAGCCCCGCCCGGTGCCGGAGATCACCGCCGACGACTCGGGCCGCGTGGTGATCGTGGACCGCCCCGGCGCCGTCCAGACCCAGCTGCTCATCGGCCGGATCGGCGCGGACCGGCACGACCGGGTGTGGCCGGCCCAGGTGCTCGGCACGTACTGCCTCGGCGGCACCCTCACCTCGCGCCTCGACAAGGTGCTGCGAGAGGAGAAGGGGTACACGTACGGGGTCCGGGCCTTCGGCCAGGTGATTCGTTCCACGGCGCAGGGCACCGGTGCGTCGATGCTGGCCATCAGCGGCTCGGTGGACACGCCGAACACCGGGCCGGCGCTGGAGGACCTGTGGAAGGTGCTCCGGACGCTCGCGGAGGGCGGGCTGACCGATGCCGAACGGGACGTGGCGGTGCAGAACTTGGTGGGCGTGGCCCCGCTGAAGTTCGAGACCGCGGCGGCCGTCGCGGGCACGCTCGCCGATCAGGTCGAGCAGGAGCTCCCGGACGACTTCCAGGCGCAGATGTACGCGCGCCTGGCCGAAACGGGCACCGTGGAGGCCACGTCGGCGGTCGTCAACGCCTTCCCGGCGGACCGCCTCGTCGCCGTGCTCGTGGGTGACGCGTCGCAGATCGAGGAGCCGGTACGGGCGTTGGGCCTCGGCCCGGTGACCGTGGTCGGTGCCTGA
- a CDS encoding M16 family metallopeptidase, with product MGHTATAQDATGGLSATEHRLANGLRVVLSEDHLTPVAAVCLWYDVGSRHEVKGRTGLAHLFEHLMFQGSASVPGNGHFELVQGAGGSLNGTTSFERTNYFETMPAHQLELALWLEADRMGSLLTALDDESMENQRDVVKNERRQRYDNVPYGTAFERLTGLAYPEGHPYHHTPIGSMADLDAASLEDARQFFRTYYAPNNAVLSVVGDIDPEQTLAWVEKYFGSIPSHDGKQPPRDGSLPEIMGGQLREEITEEVPARALMAAYRLPHDGTRECDAADLALTVLGGGESSRLHNRLVRRDQTAVAAGFGLLRLAGAPSLGWLDVKTSGGVEVPTIESAVDEELARFAAEGPTAEEMERAQAQLEREWLDRLGTVAGRADELCRFAVLFGDPQLALTAVERVLDITAEEVQAVAAARLRPDNRAVLVYEPLAGSGDPGTEDSATDEHDEHDETEKAAQ from the coding sequence ATGGGTCACACGGCCACAGCTCAGGACGCCACCGGCGGCCTGTCGGCTACCGAGCACCGCCTGGCCAACGGCCTGCGCGTGGTGCTCTCCGAGGACCACCTGACCCCGGTCGCCGCGGTCTGCCTCTGGTACGACGTCGGTTCGCGCCACGAGGTCAAGGGGCGTACGGGACTGGCTCACCTCTTCGAGCACCTGATGTTCCAGGGCTCGGCGAGCGTACCCGGCAACGGGCACTTCGAACTGGTCCAGGGCGCGGGCGGGTCCCTCAACGGCACCACCAGCTTCGAGCGGACCAACTACTTCGAGACCATGCCCGCGCACCAGCTGGAGCTCGCGCTCTGGCTGGAGGCCGACCGGATGGGCTCCCTGCTGACCGCCCTCGACGACGAGTCGATGGAGAACCAGCGGGACGTCGTCAAGAACGAGCGCCGCCAGCGCTACGACAACGTGCCGTACGGCACCGCCTTCGAGCGGCTGACCGGCCTGGCCTATCCCGAGGGCCACCCGTACCACCACACCCCGATCGGCTCGATGGCCGACCTGGACGCCGCCTCCCTCGAGGACGCCCGGCAGTTCTTCCGCACGTACTACGCGCCCAACAACGCGGTGCTGTCGGTGGTCGGCGACATCGACCCGGAGCAGACCCTCGCCTGGGTCGAGAAGTACTTCGGCTCGATCCCCTCGCACGACGGCAAGCAGCCGCCGCGCGACGGCTCGCTGCCCGAGATCATGGGCGGCCAGCTGCGCGAGGAGATCACCGAGGAGGTGCCCGCCCGCGCGCTGATGGCCGCCTACCGGCTGCCGCACGACGGCACCCGCGAGTGCGACGCCGCCGACCTGGCGCTGACCGTCCTCGGCGGCGGCGAGTCCTCCCGGCTGCACAACCGCCTGGTGCGGCGCGACCAGACCGCCGTGGCCGCCGGCTTCGGCCTGCTGCGCCTCGCCGGCGCGCCCTCGCTGGGCTGGCTGGACGTCAAGACCTCCGGCGGCGTCGAGGTCCCGACCATCGAGTCCGCCGTGGACGAGGAGCTCGCGCGCTTCGCCGCCGAGGGCCCGACCGCCGAGGAGATGGAGCGGGCCCAGGCCCAGCTGGAACGCGAGTGGCTGGACCGGCTCGGCACCGTCGCGGGCCGCGCCGACGAACTCTGCCGGTTCGCCGTGCTCTTCGGGGACCCGCAGCTGGCGCTGACCGCCGTCGAGCGGGTCCTCGACATCACCGCGGAGGAGGTCCAGGCCGTGGCCGCCGCCCGGCTGCGCCCCGACAACCGCGCGGTGCTGGTGTACGAGCCGCTCGCCGGGTCCGGCGACCCCGGCACCGAAGACAGCGCCACCGACGAGCACGACGAGCACGACGAGACCGAGAAGGCGGCCCAGTGA